Proteins found in one Methylobacter sp. S3L5C genomic segment:
- a CDS encoding diguanylate cyclase, producing the protein MVWPSACMADVRELAGLWYQVSEDWSYQGQTDLAVAGLKPVAKVELTGGHFWQQVDFDIKTAGRQVLDFKNTSTIGYFRHIILDAQQHPVADLQGGIQSSEPNPFFLRHGREVDLPSGHYRLLTELNSPFFLAEPQPYLDMLDTYRQAIKQGNALTLICLGMFMGLIVYYAALAMVRQRLAEASYSTFILGNLLFNGTALLVFPELFNIHWIYLVSYPIVFSNCAYILFVMSLLKIRHNNYPRLYTAGIILLALLVGLIILAVLKPHWSLEIARYGVGVFLIYGLTAGIVRSLKGSITARLYLCAIGTFFVLGITTISVNNLSFFTLYVEHMGLFSVSVEILLLALLQSYQFAQLYREKEYAVERMELSNRISHTDALTGLPNRLALDLALENLPQHGSLTFIDMDGLKYYNDRFGHERGDGLLCTFAIHLSQRLGDAAQAHRLGGDEFAITCEQGDVPWVERMLTQAVDDLRANGFESAGASSGSAHIHEIQGKEDIKHMADCRMYVNKRLRKRSRYGDHENQI; encoded by the coding sequence ATGGTGTGGCCATCTGCTTGTATGGCTGATGTGCGTGAGCTTGCAGGACTCTGGTATCAGGTTTCAGAGGACTGGAGCTATCAGGGACAGACAGATCTTGCTGTTGCAGGACTCAAGCCGGTAGCCAAGGTGGAATTGACCGGAGGCCATTTTTGGCAACAGGTGGATTTCGACATCAAGACTGCCGGTCGCCAGGTACTGGATTTTAAGAATACCAGTACCATTGGCTATTTTCGCCATATCATTCTTGATGCGCAGCAACATCCGGTTGCCGATTTGCAAGGCGGCATCCAGAGCAGCGAGCCCAATCCGTTTTTCTTGCGGCATGGTCGTGAGGTCGACCTTCCCTCTGGCCATTATCGCCTATTGACCGAACTGAATTCCCCTTTCTTTCTGGCTGAGCCGCAACCTTATCTGGATATGCTGGATACTTACCGACAGGCGATCAAGCAGGGTAACGCCCTGACGCTGATATGTCTGGGGATGTTTATGGGCTTGATTGTTTATTACGCGGCACTGGCGATGGTTCGCCAACGCTTGGCAGAAGCGTCGTACTCGACCTTCATCTTGGGTAATTTGCTGTTTAATGGCACGGCACTGCTGGTGTTCCCAGAACTGTTCAACATACACTGGATTTATCTGGTTAGCTATCCCATCGTGTTTTCCAATTGCGCTTATATCCTGTTCGTAATGTCCTTATTGAAAATTCGGCATAACAATTATCCTCGCCTTTACACGGCTGGAATAATTCTATTGGCACTGCTGGTCGGACTGATTATACTGGCGGTGCTCAAACCGCACTGGTCGCTGGAGATTGCTCGTTATGGTGTCGGAGTGTTCCTGATTTACGGTTTAACTGCTGGGATAGTGCGCTCGCTTAAAGGTAGCATTACTGCGCGTCTTTATCTATGTGCCATTGGAACGTTTTTTGTGTTGGGAATTACCACAATCTCGGTTAACAATCTCAGTTTCTTTACCCTATACGTCGAACATATGGGCCTTTTTTCTGTGTCGGTAGAGATCCTGCTGCTGGCTCTGCTACAATCTTATCAGTTTGCCCAGCTTTATCGCGAAAAGGAGTATGCGGTAGAACGAATGGAGCTGAGTAATCGCATTTCCCATACAGATGCCCTGACCGGTCTGCCCAACCGTTTGGCGCTGGATCTCGCGCTGGAAAACTTGCCGCAGCATGGCAGCCTGACCTTTATCGATATGGACGGTCTCAAGTATTACAATGACCGGTTCGGGCATGAACGTGGCGATGGATTGCTGTGCACTTTCGCTATACACTTAAGTCAGCGTTTGGGAGACGCTGCCCAGGCACACCGTCTGGGCGGCGACGAGTTTGCCATTACCTGCGAGCAAGGGGATGTGCCATGGGTCGAAAGAATGCTGACGCAGGCAGTTGATGACTTACGTGCCAATGGGTTTGAGTCTGCCGGCGCGAGTTCCGGTTCGGCGCATATCCACGAAATTCAAGGCAAAGAAGATATTAAGCATATGGCTGATTGCCGAATGTACGTAAATAAGCGTTTGCGCAAGCGGAGTCGCTATGGAGATCATGAAAATCAGATCTAA
- a CDS encoding mechanosensitive ion channel protein MscS produces the protein MQRFCGLVWPIVLSITLPLVAAWFAYPETHLPPGFGIFPPLVVDNPPGFNLVIFVALALIEAAIVFFLLFPQWFGFNIPTPPPKPVSARFPVWFWIGTVLTLFFWWLMWKRVTPFGDLVYYAFTPMWWGFILALDGLVYHRNDGYSLLAARPKTLLISAVVSLTGWFYFEYFDYFALGNWYYPNSTMPELSHTSVVLLYLTAYTTVWPAIFEWYTLLNTFPRLASRYSNGPKVALPGGLLLWGGLFLIFIVVFFPYPLFWVMWIGPLAIFSGQLIRKNIWNPFTAMAEGNWGPALLMALSAMLNGFFWELWNWGSAHPAQPVTNPNYWMYDIPYVNVIHIFAEMPLLGYMGYMPFGILAWAIFIWLGALFGFDTKLLKGDLDKG, from the coding sequence ATGCAGCGCTTTTGTGGCTTGGTTTGGCCGATCGTTTTGTCGATAACATTACCGCTTGTGGCTGCATGGTTTGCATATCCTGAAACGCATTTACCGCCTGGCTTCGGGATTTTTCCGCCGCTGGTTGTGGACAACCCTCCCGGTTTCAATTTGGTAATCTTCGTTGCGTTGGCGCTAATTGAAGCTGCCATCGTCTTCTTTCTGTTGTTTCCTCAATGGTTCGGCTTTAATATCCCGACCCCGCCGCCCAAGCCTGTCTCGGCGCGATTCCCTGTGTGGTTTTGGATAGGCACGGTGCTAACGCTATTTTTTTGGTGGCTGATGTGGAAACGGGTCACGCCTTTTGGCGACCTAGTGTATTATGCCTTTACGCCCATGTGGTGGGGCTTTATTTTGGCGCTTGACGGGCTGGTATATCATCGTAACGACGGTTATTCGCTGCTGGCGGCGCGCCCCAAAACCTTGCTTATCAGTGCAGTCGTCTCTCTGACCGGTTGGTTTTATTTCGAATATTTCGATTATTTCGCGTTAGGCAATTGGTACTACCCCAACAGTACGATGCCGGAACTCAGTCATACATCTGTCGTACTGCTGTACTTGACTGCCTATACCACAGTCTGGCCTGCCATTTTCGAGTGGTATACCTTGTTAAATACCTTTCCCCGTTTGGCTAGCCGTTATAGTAACGGCCCAAAAGTAGCTTTACCTGGCGGGTTGCTGTTATGGGGCGGCTTATTTCTTATCTTTATCGTGGTGTTCTTTCCCTACCCGTTGTTTTGGGTAATGTGGATCGGGCCTTTGGCGATCTTCTCCGGACAACTGATCAGGAAGAACATATGGAACCCGTTTACTGCGATGGCAGAAGGCAACTGGGGGCCTGCCTTGCTGATGGCGCTTAGCGCCATGTTAAACGGTTTTTTCTGGGAATTATGGAATTGGGGTAGCGCCCATCCGGCACAACCGGTAACCAATCCTAATTATTGGATGTACGATATTCCTTACGTGAATGTTATCCATATTTTCGCAGAAATGCCGTTGCTTGGATACATGGGCTACATGCCTTTCGGTATCCTGGCTTGGGCAATATTCATCTGGCTGGGAGCATTGTTCGGCTTTGACACCAAGCTGCTTAAGGGCGATCTGGATAAAGGTTGA
- the istA gene encoding IS21 family transposase, whose product MNTRKSGKSQETAAAKASISERSGRRIEKGERLSIHGERHWRTREDPLEAIWKKELVPLLEKEAQLTGLTLWEYLEDEHAGKFPFSVLRTLQRRVKQWKATEGPEKVVIFRQSVPAGQQGLSDFSHPNTEITIQNKVFTHLLYQFRFAYSGWRYVQIILGGESYSALADGLQSALTLAGGSPVEHRTDSLSAAFINSVEEQKLTQSYDALCAHYNLRATRNNRGVSHENGAIECAHGSFKRRLDQALKLRGSADFAAIKDYQAFLNKVTERLNKRCQGRFKDEQLALQALPRERFMDYSELSLKVTRSSTLEVKKVLYTVPSRMIGENVRVHVYHDRLAFFVGQTLTSTLARVYPNAGSHERGRCIDYRHVIHSLSAKPQAFRFLQFRDELLPTETYRKLWLNCDQQFQSREAIENASKKWSMPLRDWKPTINQFMMMYQDRMPDFN is encoded by the coding sequence ATGAACACACGTAAATCAGGAAAAAGCCAAGAAACCGCAGCAGCTAAAGCCTCCATTTCTGAGCGTTCCGGTCGAAGAATAGAAAAAGGTGAACGATTATCAATTCATGGAGAACGTCATTGGCGTACTCGTGAAGACCCTTTGGAAGCTATTTGGAAAAAAGAATTGGTGCCCTTGCTAGAGAAAGAAGCGCAACTAACGGGCTTAACACTTTGGGAATATCTGGAAGATGAACATGCCGGTAAATTTCCCTTTAGCGTATTGCGAACCCTTCAGCGTCGTGTCAAACAGTGGAAAGCAACCGAAGGACCGGAGAAAGTGGTGATCTTTCGTCAGTCCGTGCCGGCTGGACAGCAAGGCTTATCAGACTTCAGTCATCCAAATACCGAAATTACCATCCAGAATAAAGTGTTTACCCATCTCTTGTACCAGTTTCGTTTTGCTTATAGTGGTTGGCGTTATGTACAGATCATTTTGGGCGGTGAAAGTTATTCCGCCTTGGCCGATGGCTTGCAGTCAGCGTTAACGCTGGCCGGTGGCAGTCCTGTTGAGCATCGTACCGACAGTTTAAGTGCGGCTTTTATTAACAGCGTTGAAGAGCAGAAATTGACGCAATCTTATGATGCGCTCTGTGCCCATTATAACTTGCGGGCAACACGCAATAATCGTGGCGTGAGCCATGAAAACGGGGCGATTGAATGTGCCCATGGATCCTTTAAACGACGACTGGATCAAGCACTAAAGCTGAGAGGAAGTGCTGATTTTGCCGCCATCAAAGATTATCAGGCATTTCTAAACAAGGTTACAGAGCGCCTAAACAAACGCTGCCAAGGCCGCTTTAAAGATGAGCAACTGGCCTTACAAGCTTTACCGAGAGAGCGCTTCATGGATTATAGCGAGCTCAGTCTGAAAGTGACGCGCAGCAGCACCCTGGAAGTCAAAAAGGTGCTTTATACCGTCCCATCCAGAATGATTGGTGAAAACGTTCGCGTCCATGTTTACCATGATCGCCTGGCTTTTTTTGTTGGCCAAACCTTAACCAGCACACTCGCTCGTGTTTACCCTAACGCCGGTAGTCATGAACGGGGTCGTTGCATTGATTATCGACATGTTATTCATAGTCTATCCGCTAAACCGCAGGCGTTCAGGTTTTTACAGTTCAGGGATGAGTTATTGCCCACGGAGACGTATCGAAAATTGTGGCTTAACTGTGATCAACAGTTTCAGTCCAGAGAGGCTATTGAAAATGCGTCAAAAAAATGGTCCATGCCATTACGCGATTGGAAACCGACCATTAATCAGTTTATGATGATGTATCAGGACAGGATGCCCGATTTTAATTAA
- a CDS encoding sulfite exporter TauE/SafE family protein, with translation MTQRTLSFPVSGMHCAGCEAVICSAVKELPGIDTVSADHIAKKVQVSFDDVLTSPSAILACIESKGYNYGVQVEKFLWGPRLQQLAVFLVLLVLVGGVAFWGKSLMPGLMKQFDARLGYGVIFTVGFLTGFHCIGMCGGFVMNYTQGLQERGRRAVFFAHLSYALGKNLSYALLGAGFGALGAVLTITPHMRGIAALVAGIFLVLFGLTMLKLLPKFRLPSLRSKSGSVTQQIYRDLKPRRNPFSIGFLSGFLLGCGPLQAMYIMALGIANPLEGALLLLCFGTGTLIPLLTFGIFASALSAKIQNQLMAVSGILVILMGLMMTDRGLKLTQSGYNFSTVVERFSVPHP, from the coding sequence ATGACCCAACGTACACTTTCGTTTCCTGTTAGCGGCATGCATTGTGCCGGCTGTGAAGCCGTTATTTGTTCTGCTGTGAAGGAGTTGCCGGGGATTGACACGGTTAGCGCTGATCATATCGCCAAAAAAGTACAGGTTAGCTTTGATGATGTACTCACCTCACCGTCAGCAATTCTGGCCTGTATCGAAAGCAAAGGTTATAACTATGGTGTCCAGGTCGAAAAATTTTTATGGGGACCACGCTTACAACAACTCGCCGTATTTTTAGTATTGCTGGTTCTGGTGGGAGGAGTCGCCTTCTGGGGGAAAAGCCTCATGCCCGGATTAATGAAGCAATTCGATGCACGTCTTGGCTATGGTGTAATCTTTACCGTGGGGTTTCTTACCGGTTTTCATTGCATTGGTATGTGCGGTGGTTTTGTGATGAATTACACTCAAGGCTTACAAGAACGCGGACGACGAGCGGTATTTTTTGCCCATTTGTCCTATGCGCTAGGCAAGAATCTCTCTTATGCTCTGCTCGGTGCCGGATTCGGTGCGTTGGGTGCCGTTCTTACCATCACTCCACATATGCGTGGAATCGCCGCACTGGTAGCAGGGATATTTTTAGTGCTGTTTGGTTTGACCATGCTCAAACTGTTGCCCAAATTTCGTCTGCCGTCTCTGCGATCCAAATCGGGATCAGTCACGCAACAAATCTATCGTGATCTCAAACCCAGACGCAACCCCTTTAGTATCGGCTTTTTAAGCGGTTTTTTACTGGGCTGCGGCCCGCTACAAGCCATGTATATCATGGCACTCGGTATCGCTAATCCCTTGGAAGGTGCTTTATTGCTGCTGTGTTTTGGCACCGGCACATTAATTCCTTTATTGACTTTCGGTATATTCGCCAGCGCACTTAGCGCAAAAATCCAGAACCAGTTAATGGCCGTATCCGGTATTCTCGTTATTCTTATGGGCTTGATGATGACAGATCGCGGACTAAAACTAACCCAGTCCGGTTATAACTTCTCGACAGTTGTAGAGCGGTTTTCAGTGCCACATCCTTAG
- a CDS encoding rhodanese-like domain-containing protein — MMKKKYRILMALCMFVTTAALAGNSLLKETDIEAVALKVATETVQGGYKLLSVAELKQMIDAKENFVLIDAHPTEEYNLAYIDGARHFGFQSNHSGNWEKDITMPNNFTQEDYRVLLGADKNKKIVTYCGLTKCGRSHNAASWAKKLGYTNVYRAPGGISAWIDSGYSYKTNHNK, encoded by the coding sequence ATGATGAAGAAAAAGTACCGTATCCTGATGGCCTTATGCATGTTTGTGACTACTGCCGCATTGGCGGGCAATAGCTTGTTAAAAGAAACGGACATTGAAGCGGTGGCACTTAAAGTAGCCACAGAAACCGTGCAAGGTGGTTATAAACTTTTGAGCGTGGCTGAGCTTAAACAAATGATTGATGCCAAAGAAAACTTTGTGCTAATTGATGCACACCCTACCGAAGAATACAATCTGGCTTACATTGATGGCGCACGGCATTTTGGGTTTCAATCCAATCATTCGGGCAATTGGGAAAAAGATATAACGATGCCTAATAATTTTACTCAGGAGGATTATCGTGTCTTACTGGGTGCTGATAAAAATAAGAAAATCGTCACTTATTGCGGTCTTACCAAATGTGGCCGCTCACATAATGCGGCATCTTGGGCAAAAAAACTGGGCTACACCAATGTATACCGTGCGCCAGGTGGTATTTCTGCATGGATAGATAGCGGTTATTCCTACAAAACCAATCACAACAAGTAA
- a CDS encoding class I SAM-dependent methyltransferase, translating to MTESVEIDILSTSAKNGQNTDEAKAKAAKAYNAAADHFDHPVSSFWHRFGRRTIERINLQPGERVLDVCSGSGGSALPAAEMVGPDGHVIAADLAERLIDLAKAKAEVRRLENIEFHVGDMLALGYPDDSFDAVVCVFGIFFVPDMTEAVKELWRMVKPGGRLAITTWGPHLFEPANRAFWDVINIERPDLHHGFNPWDRISEPDGLRAMLAKANVCNVDILAEAGTHPLNLPDDWWKIAMGSGYRGTLEQLDTDTLDRVRQGNLSRLVEGQVNAIETNVIYAVATKTDQQTNVA from the coding sequence ATGACCGAGTCAGTGGAAATAGATATTTTAAGCACTAGTGCCAAAAATGGCCAAAACACAGATGAGGCAAAAGCGAAGGCAGCGAAAGCCTACAATGCCGCCGCAGATCACTTCGACCATCCGGTCAGCTCTTTTTGGCATCGCTTTGGCAGACGAACCATTGAACGAATCAATCTGCAACCTGGCGAACGCGTGCTGGATGTTTGTTCAGGCAGCGGAGGTTCTGCGTTGCCGGCGGCAGAAATGGTCGGGCCGGATGGACACGTTATTGCGGCTGATCTTGCCGAACGCCTGATTGATCTGGCCAAAGCCAAGGCGGAAGTCAGGCGTTTGGAAAACATTGAGTTTCACGTTGGCGACATGCTGGCTCTGGGTTATCCCGATGATAGTTTCGATGCGGTGGTATGCGTCTTCGGTATTTTCTTCGTTCCGGACATGACCGAGGCAGTCAAGGAATTATGGCGTATGGTGAAACCCGGCGGCAGACTGGCCATTACCACTTGGGGGCCACATTTATTCGAGCCGGCCAACCGCGCTTTTTGGGATGTCATCAATATCGAACGTCCCGATCTGCATCATGGCTTTAATCCTTGGGACCGTATTTCAGAGCCGGACGGCCTCAGAGCAATGCTTGCGAAAGCTAATGTGTGCAACGTCGACATTCTTGCCGAAGCAGGAACGCATCCTTTAAATTTACCGGATGACTGGTGGAAAATCGCCATGGGTAGCGGCTACCGAGGAACGCTTGAGCAACTGGATACGGATACCTTGGATCGTGTGCGCCAGGGAAATTTATCACGTCTTGTTGAAGGTCAGGTGAATGCAATTGAAACTAACGTTATTTATGCGGTAGCAACGAAAACAGACCAACAGACTAATGTCGCGTAA
- a CDS encoding GNAT family N-acetyltransferase, which yields MKQDKHFQIIEADESHVDYLIDFGRRSFVDTYKGTLSIRDLEEYTNDAFSKSTITAEINDPSMNYFVCRDLESNLYGYSKLILSSSPGCVDPDRTIELQRLYVDESYRERGIGKPLLMHAELYAGNRGFRSIWLRVWDGNVIAQRKYLNWHYLVVGKEQYQVGRDARTVILMQKYCQTDNTLSE from the coding sequence ATGAAACAAGACAAGCACTTCCAAATAATTGAAGCTGATGAATCCCACGTCGATTACCTTATCGATTTCGGACGAAGATCTTTTGTCGATACTTATAAAGGTACTTTATCAATAAGAGATTTGGAGGAATACACCAACGATGCATTTTCAAAATCAACTATAACTGCTGAAATCAACGATCCCTCGATGAACTATTTTGTATGCAGAGATTTAGAATCAAACCTGTATGGATACTCAAAATTAATCCTGTCTTCTTCTCCCGGATGCGTTGATCCCGATCGTACCATTGAACTTCAACGTCTTTATGTTGATGAAAGTTACAGAGAACGAGGGATAGGGAAGCCACTATTAATGCATGCTGAGTTATATGCCGGGAATCGAGGTTTTCGCAGTATTTGGTTGCGGGTCTGGGATGGAAATGTCATCGCGCAGAGGAAATATTTAAATTGGCATTACTTGGTGGTTGGAAAAGAACAGTATCAAGTTGGAAGAGATGCAAGAACCGTGATTCTGATGCAGAAATATTGTCAAACAGATAATACTTTAAGCGAGTGA
- a CDS encoding MarR family winged helix-turn-helix transcriptional regulator has protein sequence MPSKFGFLSYEISHVIRQRFNKEAENIGLTHAQWRVLVHLSGNENCRQIDLAESLEIKPITLVRQIDLLEAAGLIRRNKDTSDRRAYRLELMPKAYLVMQELWNIADAVEAEALGTLTTSEQETLTTLLERVKNSINPSSLAKAVA, from the coding sequence ATGCCCTCTAAATTTGGTTTTCTAAGTTACGAAATCAGTCACGTTATTCGTCAGCGTTTTAATAAAGAAGCTGAAAACATCGGTTTAACCCATGCTCAATGGCGCGTCTTGGTACATTTGTCCGGCAATGAAAATTGTCGCCAAATTGATCTGGCGGAAAGCCTTGAAATCAAACCAATCACCCTGGTCAGGCAGATTGACTTATTGGAAGCTGCAGGGCTGATCAGGCGTAATAAAGATACTAGCGATCGACGAGCTTATCGCCTTGAACTCATGCCCAAGGCGTATCTCGTCATGCAGGAATTATGGAATATTGCCGATGCAGTAGAAGCAGAGGCGCTTGGCACCCTGACAACCAGCGAACAAGAAACCTTAACTACCTTGCTTGAGCGGGTTAAAAACAGCATTAACCCAAGTTCATTGGCCAAAGCTGTCGCTTAG
- a CDS encoding SulP family inorganic anion transporter: MLFLSKKQDWLGNIRGDLLAGTVVALALIPEAIAFSIIAGVDPKIGLYASFCIAVVTAIVGGRPGMISAATGAMALLMVTLVKDHGLQYLLAATVLTGIFQIIFGYLQLGGLMRFVSRSVVTGFVNALAILIFMAQLPELTHVTWHVYAMTTGGLAIIYLFPYLPLIGKTLPSPLVCIVLLTGIAMYLHLDIRTVGDMGALPDTLPIFLWPEVPMTWKTLQIILPYAAGLSVVGLLESLMTATIIDDLTDTSSNKNRECKGQGLANISAGLLGGMAGCAMIGQSVINIKSGGRGRLSTLTAGVFLLVMVVFLDTWISKIPMAALVAVMIMVSIGTFSWRSIVQLKEHPLSTNIVMITTVIVVVWTHNLAFGVITGVLLAALFFANKIGHFMVVKSALDEPTNTRTYQVTGQVFFNSVDKFTASFNFKEAVDKVIIDLQRAHFWDISSVAALDKVVIKFRREGADVRLLGMNEASATIIDRFGIHDKPEEIEKIMGGH; this comes from the coding sequence ATGCTCTTTTTATCAAAAAAACAGGATTGGCTCGGTAATATTCGCGGGGATCTGCTGGCTGGAACTGTCGTTGCCCTGGCTTTAATCCCTGAAGCCATCGCCTTTTCCATTATCGCCGGCGTTGACCCTAAAATCGGGCTTTATGCTTCTTTCTGTATTGCCGTGGTAACGGCAATTGTTGGCGGCAGGCCAGGTATGATAAGTGCTGCAACGGGAGCCATGGCGTTGTTAATGGTGACCTTGGTCAAGGATCATGGCTTACAGTATTTGCTGGCAGCAACGGTGTTGACCGGCATTTTTCAAATCATTTTCGGTTATCTACAGCTCGGCGGCTTGATGCGTTTTGTTTCGCGTTCAGTGGTCACGGGCTTTGTTAATGCACTGGCAATATTGATTTTTATGGCGCAATTACCGGAACTGACCCATGTAACCTGGCATGTTTACGCGATGACGACCGGTGGATTGGCAATTATCTATCTATTTCCCTACCTGCCGCTGATCGGCAAGACCTTACCGTCGCCGTTAGTGTGCATTGTGCTGTTGACCGGTATTGCCATGTATTTACATCTGGACATTCGCACCGTTGGCGACATGGGTGCTTTGCCTGATACCTTGCCAATTTTCCTCTGGCCTGAAGTACCGATGACGTGGAAAACCTTGCAGATTATTTTACCTTATGCAGCCGGATTGTCGGTGGTTGGTTTACTGGAGTCGTTAATGACCGCCACTATAATAGATGATTTAACCGATACGTCCAGTAACAAAAACCGGGAATGTAAAGGTCAGGGGCTTGCCAATATCAGTGCCGGCTTATTGGGGGGCATGGCGGGCTGTGCGATGATTGGTCAGTCTGTCATCAACATTAAATCAGGTGGACGAGGACGTCTGTCGACATTAACGGCAGGAGTGTTTTTACTGGTCATGGTAGTTTTTCTGGATACCTGGATTTCCAAAATCCCGATGGCCGCCTTGGTGGCGGTGATGATCATGGTCTCGATCGGTACTTTCAGCTGGCGCTCCATTGTTCAATTAAAAGAGCATCCTTTATCGACTAATATCGTCATGATAACCACCGTTATTGTGGTGGTGTGGACGCACAATCTGGCCTTTGGTGTCATAACCGGCGTGTTGCTGGCTGCCTTGTTTTTCGCCAATAAAATCGGCCATTTCATGGTGGTAAAATCTGCTCTGGATGAGCCAACCAATACCCGAACTTATCAGGTAACAGGTCAAGTCTTCTTTAATTCAGTCGATAAATTTACGGCAAGTTTTAATTTTAAAGAAGCCGTTGATAAAGTAATCATCGATTTACAGCGCGCGCATTTTTGGGATATATCTTCAGTTGCTGCGCTGGATAAAGTGGTGATTAAATTTCGACGTGAAGGTGCCGATGTCAGGTTACTCGGTATGAATGAAGCCAGCGCAACGATTATCGATCGTTTTGGTATTCATGATAAACCGGAAGAAATTGAAAAAATCATGGGAGGACACTAA
- a CDS encoding universal stress protein, with protein MATNNQMVVASIDGSLLTEAVCDYATWIAQGIDAPLKLLHTIDHHQEAAAITDLSGNIGLGSQEALLEALISIEQQRSKLLLQHGKLIVNAAKNRIIQGGLAEPVTDQRHGNLVESLIEIEDSIRVLVIGLRGKAHENQPDQIGAKLESIIRSLHTPVLVVNAAFKKPQRIMIAYDGSKAAEKAVDMVATSALYNGLVCHLVYVGKDNAETELLLHSAADKLIKACGLEVISKKLSGKPDQALCDYQDNHAIDMIVMGAFSHTRIHDLLLGSFTAKMLLNTQKPLLLLR; from the coding sequence ATGGCAACGAATAACCAAATGGTCGTAGCGAGTATTGATGGTTCGTTATTGACAGAAGCCGTCTGTGATTACGCCACCTGGATTGCGCAAGGAATCGATGCACCATTAAAGCTGCTGCATACTATTGATCACCATCAAGAAGCCGCCGCGATAACTGATTTATCCGGTAATATTGGTTTGGGTAGCCAGGAAGCGTTGCTCGAAGCACTGATCTCTATCGAACAGCAACGTAGCAAGTTACTATTGCAGCACGGAAAATTAATAGTCAATGCGGCAAAAAACCGCATTATTCAAGGCGGACTTGCCGAACCTGTTACCGATCAGCGTCATGGCAATCTGGTCGAATCACTGATAGAAATTGAAGACAGCATTCGTGTCCTTGTTATTGGTTTACGAGGAAAAGCACATGAAAACCAACCGGATCAGATAGGTGCAAAGCTTGAGTCTATCATTCGCTCATTACATACGCCTGTTTTGGTCGTTAACGCCGCCTTCAAAAAACCGCAACGTATCATGATTGCCTATGATGGCAGCAAAGCAGCAGAAAAAGCCGTCGATATGGTGGCAACAAGTGCGCTTTATAACGGCTTGGTTTGTCATCTGGTTTATGTCGGCAAAGATAATGCAGAGACAGAACTATTGCTTCACTCAGCTGCTGACAAGCTTATAAAAGCTTGCGGCCTTGAAGTGATCAGCAAAAAACTATCAGGCAAGCCCGATCAGGCACTTTGTGACTATCAGGACAATCACGCGATTGATATGATAGTAATGGGTGCATTCAGCCATACCCGTATCCATGATCTGTTACTGGGTTCTTTTACTGCCAAGATGCTGCTAAATACCCAAAAGCCGCTGCTATTGCTTAGATAA